A single Tuberibacillus sp. Marseille-P3662 DNA region contains:
- the ftsW gene encoding putative lipid II flippase FtsW — MLKKMFRNYDYTLVVTVLLLIGFGLVMVYSASTIISQIDHDTITYIFKRQMMWAVIAISAGFVAMLFPYKAYQKLIKWIVPITLLLLGLVFIIGETNNNATSWLSLGPINIQPAEMAKLTLILYLASVFANKQRHISQFKTSVLPPLIVVILFFFLIAAQPDLGSAMIVAGIASCVIICSGIRVKHLVSLLSLALVAIAVLFTMLLSPEQKNRIEAVGQPFTFAQDEGLQLVNSYIAIASGGWSGKGLGNSIEKTGFLPFPHTDFIMAIVAEELGILGVAFVLLLLAYIVVRGFLIGIKAQDVFGSLLAIGIASFIGIQAGINLCVIVGLMPVTGVPLPFISYGGSSLVMTMISVGVLINISSFVKMREKKRLQEVA, encoded by the coding sequence ATGTTGAAGAAAATGTTTCGAAACTACGACTACACTTTGGTCGTGACCGTGCTTTTATTAATTGGATTTGGCTTGGTTATGGTGTATAGTGCGAGTACCATTATCTCTCAAATCGATCATGACACAATCACTTATATCTTTAAAAGACAAATGATGTGGGCTGTGATTGCGATTAGTGCTGGGTTCGTCGCGATGCTATTTCCATATAAGGCTTATCAAAAATTAATTAAATGGATAGTGCCGATAACCTTATTGTTACTTGGGCTCGTCTTCATCATTGGTGAAACGAATAACAACGCCACGTCGTGGTTGTCATTGGGTCCGATTAATATCCAGCCAGCTGAAATGGCTAAGTTAACCCTAATTCTTTATTTAGCCTCAGTATTTGCGAACAAACAAAGGCATATTTCTCAGTTTAAAACAAGCGTCTTACCGCCTTTAATTGTTGTAATCCTATTCTTTTTCTTAATTGCGGCTCAACCTGACTTGGGCTCAGCTATGATTGTGGCTGGTATTGCTAGCTGTGTCATTATATGTTCCGGGATTCGGGTCAAACACCTTGTGTCACTGCTTAGTCTTGCTTTAGTAGCCATTGCGGTGTTATTTACGATGCTGTTATCACCTGAACAAAAAAATCGAATAGAAGCGGTTGGCCAACCTTTCACTTTTGCTCAGGACGAAGGCTTGCAATTAGTGAATTCTTATATTGCTATTGCATCAGGCGGCTGGTCTGGTAAAGGACTGGGCAACAGCATTGAAAAAACTGGTTTTCTGCCATTTCCACATACGGACTTTATCATGGCGATTGTTGCTGAAGAACTAGGTATTCTTGGGGTTGCCTTCGTGTTATTGTTACTCGCCTATATCGTAGTTCGAGGGTTTTTAATCGGGATTAAGGCTCAAGATGTATTCGGTAGTTTGCTAGCGATTGGTATTGCTTCATTCATAGGAATACAGGCGGGGATTAATCTCTGTGTTATAGTCGGACTCATGCCGGTCACAGGGGTACCGTTGCCGTTCATTAGCTACGGGGGGTCATCTTTAGTGATGACAATGATATCTGTCGGGGTTCTCATCAATATCTCTAGTTTTGTCAAAATGCGAGAAAAAAAACGACTACAGGAGGTTGCATAA
- a CDS encoding YlaN family protein, which yields MSTEIAAGHREKAYELLKADAHKILKLIEVQMENLTMPQCPLYEEVLDTQMFGLSREIDFAVRLGTIDEKDGKELLESLERQLSALHEATTQNK from the coding sequence TTGTCCACTGAGATAGCAGCAGGACATCGGGAAAAGGCTTATGAATTGCTGAAAGCCGATGCCCATAAGATCCTAAAGCTGATAGAAGTTCAGATGGAAAACCTAACGATGCCGCAATGCCCTCTATATGAAGAGGTTTTGGATACACAAATGTTCGGACTTTCTAGGGAAATTGACTTTGCTGTTCGCTTAGGAACCATTGATGAAAAGGATGGCAAGGAATTGCTTGAATCCTTGGAAAGGCAATTGTCCGCTTTGCATGAGGCGACAACCCAAAATAAATGA
- a CDS encoding PhoH family protein, which yields MTKIYVLDTNVLLQDPYAIYAFEDNEVVIPAAALEEVDSKKRNMDEIGRHARQVSRIMDGLRQKGKLHETLTLENGGSLRVELNHRSFQCLQNTFLEVTNDNRIIAVALNLHQEEQEKQQPRSVILVSKDTLVRVKADALGLQADDFLNDRVIHSDNVYMGYNELLVPDELINRFYKDEHIKMNELPTHDWYPNQFFILKSLTSQASAVGIVNGKKDQLNHCLFGQDVIWGIKARNAQQLMALELLQRDDVRLVTMMGKAGTGKTLIALASGLLQTEDMKAFHKLFIARPIVPLGKDIGYLPGEKEDKLKPWLQPIYDNLEFLFNTHQSGEIDNILSGISSIQVEAITYIRGRSIPEQFIIIDEAQNLTKHEVKTILTRVGEGSKIVLMGDPQQVDHPYLDAYNNGLTYVVEKMKEDPITGHVQLTKGERSQLAQVAADLL from the coding sequence TTGACTAAAATTTATGTTCTTGATACAAACGTCCTTTTACAAGACCCTTATGCCATTTATGCTTTTGAGGATAACGAAGTCGTCATACCAGCGGCAGCTCTGGAAGAGGTTGATTCAAAGAAACGCAATATGGATGAAATCGGACGTCATGCAAGACAAGTTTCACGAATCATGGATGGTTTACGACAAAAAGGTAAACTTCATGAAACGCTAACCTTGGAAAATGGCGGTTCCTTAAGAGTTGAACTAAATCATCGTTCGTTTCAATGTTTACAAAATACGTTTTTGGAAGTCACCAACGATAATCGGATCATTGCAGTTGCTCTCAACCTCCATCAAGAAGAGCAAGAAAAACAACAACCGCGATCGGTTATTCTAGTTAGTAAAGACACACTCGTACGAGTTAAGGCCGATGCGCTTGGTCTTCAAGCTGACGATTTTCTTAACGATCGTGTGATCCATTCTGATAACGTTTATATGGGTTACAATGAATTGTTGGTTCCAGATGAATTGATCAATCGTTTTTATAAAGATGAACATATTAAGATGAATGAGTTGCCGACTCACGATTGGTATCCGAACCAATTCTTCATTTTAAAGAGCTTAACGAGTCAAGCATCAGCTGTTGGCATTGTAAATGGGAAGAAAGACCAGCTGAACCATTGTCTGTTCGGCCAGGATGTGATTTGGGGGATAAAAGCTCGAAATGCTCAGCAATTAATGGCACTTGAACTATTACAACGTGATGATGTTCGTTTGGTGACGATGATGGGAAAGGCAGGGACGGGAAAAACATTAATAGCTTTGGCATCAGGATTGTTGCAGACAGAGGATATGAAAGCTTTTCATAAATTGTTTATTGCTCGCCCGATTGTTCCATTAGGGAAGGATATCGGTTATTTGCCAGGAGAGAAAGAGGATAAACTTAAGCCATGGCTGCAACCGATCTATGATAATCTAGAATTTTTATTTAATACTCACCAATCTGGTGAGATTGATAATATCTTATCCGGGATCTCGTCGATTCAAGTTGAAGCTATCACTTATATTCGTGGGCGTAGTATACCAGAGCAGTTTATTATTATTGATGAAGCTCAGAATCTCACAAAACATGAAGTAAAGACGATCTTAACGCGAGTAGGTGAAGGGAGTAAAATTGTCTTAATGGGTGACCCTCAGCAAGTGGACCATCCGTATCTCGATGCTTATAATAATGGCCTCACTTATGTGGTTGAAAAAATGAAAGAAGACCCAATTACTGGACATGTTCAATTGACAAAAGGGGAACGTTCACAGCTGGCGCAAGTGGCAGCTGATTTGTTATAA
- a CDS encoding YlaI family protein: MRVKCILCDKIDQLDNWCPTAKKLRNRPIHTYMCQECNDRIGERTKERWATGHFTIPHRKEAQEEMND, translated from the coding sequence ATGCGTGTTAAATGCATTTTATGCGATAAAATAGATCAATTGGATAACTGGTGCCCGACTGCCAAGAAGTTGCGCAACCGTCCAATCCATACGTATATGTGCCAAGAGTGCAATGACAGGATTGGTGAGAGAACCAAAGAACGCTGGGCAACGGGCCACTTTACGATCCCACACAGAAAAGAAGCTCAAGAAGAGATGAATGACTGA
- a CDS encoding YlaH-like family protein: protein MITTSDLAPYPRFLFENPVTDDVAFYLLWATIFVLSIIVYKLGFARKLPVLKAAIIYCLMFFGCFMLAILALQLPITGALFFSTLVLTIYKIRLKKSKQKDASRQV from the coding sequence TTGATAACCACCAGTGATCTTGCGCCGTATCCTCGGTTTTTGTTTGAGAATCCAGTAACTGATGATGTTGCTTTTTATCTGTTATGGGCGACCATTTTTGTCTTATCTATCATTGTTTATAAACTAGGTTTTGCCCGAAAGCTACCTGTATTAAAAGCCGCAATTATCTACTGTCTCATGTTCTTCGGTTGTTTTATGCTGGCTATCCTAGCATTGCAGTTACCGATTACCGGGGCGCTGTTTTTCTCTACTCTTGTTTTGACGATTTACAAAATCCGTCTTAAAAAATCAAAACAAAAAGATGCAAGTCGGCAAGTCTAA
- the typA gene encoding translational GTPase TypA — MTETRNHLRNIAIIAHVDHGKTTLVDQMLHQSGTFRKNEHVQERAMDRNDLERERGITILSKNTSIDYKDYRVNIVDTPGHADFSGEVERIMKMADGVLLVVDAYEGVMPQTRFVLKKALDQKLQPIVVVNKIDKPMARPEEVVDEVLELFIDLGADDDQLDFPVVYASAIEGVAGEDYNDVTHSMDVLFDKILKYMPAPKDNSDEPLQFQVTMLDYNDYVGRIGVGRVYRGKIKVGQQAALAKTDGSVKQFRVTKIFGFVGLKRVEIEEAKAGDLIAISGVEDINIGETICDAGEVEPLPLLKIDKPTLQMNFLTNSSPFAGREGDYITSRKVQERLFAETERDVSLNVEKTESPDEWVVSGRGELHLSILIENMRREGYELQVSKPTVIQKEEEGVIKEPYERMFAEVPQEHTGGVIESIGMRKGEMLNMEQMADGHNKLEFIVPSRGLIGYRRDFLTETRGYGVMNHTFDHYGDRITEYIGGRRAGVLVAMEKGQSTTYAMMQLEDRGVMFIEPGTEVYEGMIVGEHTRENDLTVNVTKAKQMTNVRSATKDQTATVKGSRTMSLEDALAYLNDDEYCEITPVHFRLRKKILDKNERERLSKKKKQS; from the coding sequence ATGACAGAAACAAGAAACCATTTGAGAAACATCGCGATTATTGCTCACGTTGACCACGGTAAGACAACCTTGGTTGACCAAATGCTGCATCAGTCTGGAACGTTTCGGAAGAATGAGCATGTGCAAGAACGCGCTATGGATCGTAATGACCTTGAACGTGAACGCGGCATTACGATTTTATCGAAAAATACAAGTATCGACTATAAAGACTATCGAGTGAACATTGTTGATACTCCTGGACACGCTGATTTCAGTGGTGAAGTTGAACGGATTATGAAAATGGCTGACGGCGTTTTGCTCGTTGTCGATGCATATGAAGGCGTTATGCCGCAAACCCGTTTTGTATTAAAAAAAGCCTTGGATCAAAAGCTGCAGCCCATTGTAGTTGTTAACAAAATCGATAAGCCGATGGCACGTCCCGAAGAAGTCGTTGACGAAGTCCTTGAATTATTCATTGATTTAGGGGCTGACGACGATCAATTGGATTTCCCAGTTGTCTATGCCTCAGCTATCGAAGGTGTTGCGGGTGAAGATTATAATGATGTCACCCATAGTATGGACGTCCTTTTTGATAAAATCTTAAAATATATGCCGGCACCTAAGGATAACAGCGATGAACCGCTGCAGTTCCAGGTAACCATGCTTGACTATAATGATTATGTTGGCAGGATTGGCGTTGGCCGGGTTTATCGCGGTAAAATTAAGGTAGGTCAACAAGCCGCGCTTGCTAAAACTGATGGCTCCGTTAAACAATTCCGGGTTACAAAGATATTTGGTTTTGTTGGTTTAAAACGCGTTGAAATCGAAGAAGCCAAAGCCGGGGATTTAATCGCGATCTCTGGTGTTGAAGATATCAATATTGGTGAAACGATTTGTGACGCTGGTGAAGTTGAGCCGTTGCCATTGTTGAAAATTGATAAACCTACACTGCAAATGAATTTTCTAACGAATTCAAGTCCTTTCGCTGGACGTGAAGGTGACTATATTACAAGTCGGAAAGTTCAAGAACGTCTATTTGCTGAAACGGAACGGGATGTCAGTTTAAATGTTGAGAAAACAGAATCTCCTGATGAATGGGTTGTCTCAGGACGCGGGGAATTACACTTGTCGATTCTCATTGAAAATATGAGACGTGAAGGCTATGAACTACAGGTTTCGAAGCCAACGGTTATCCAAAAGGAAGAGGAAGGCGTCATTAAAGAGCCATATGAGCGTATGTTCGCCGAAGTGCCGCAAGAACATACCGGTGGTGTCATAGAATCCATTGGCATGCGCAAGGGCGAAATGCTGAATATGGAACAAATGGCCGATGGTCACAATAAGCTGGAATTCATCGTGCCTTCCCGTGGTTTGATTGGCTATCGTCGCGATTTCTTAACGGAAACACGCGGATATGGCGTCATGAATCACACATTTGATCACTATGGTGATCGGATTACTGAATACATCGGTGGCCGGCGTGCCGGTGTTCTAGTGGCCATGGAGAAAGGCCAGTCAACGACATACGCGATGATGCAATTAGAAGACCGCGGTGTGATGTTTATTGAGCCGGGCACTGAAGTCTATGAGGGAATGATTGTCGGTGAGCATACGCGTGAGAATGATTTAACGGTCAACGTCACTAAAGCTAAACAAATGACCAATGTTCGGTCGGCAACGAAGGATCAAACGGCTACAGTGAAGGGATCTCGAACCATGTCTTTGGAAGATGCACTAGCTTATTTGAATGATGATGAGTACTGTGAAATCACACCTGTTCATTTTCGCTTGCGCAAAAAAATATTAGATAAAAATGAGCGTGAACGTTTAAGTAAAAAGAAAAAACAATCGTAA
- a CDS encoding DUF5325 family protein, whose product MLNLLFVLFAAFTVFSLVGIGFAIAAESLLFTILAILGVFIFMGVGFFVKHKYAHAS is encoded by the coding sequence TTGTTGAACTTATTATTTGTCCTTTTTGCAGCTTTTACGGTCTTCTCCTTAGTCGGGATTGGCTTTGCCATTGCCGCAGAAAGCTTGCTCTTTACTATTTTAGCCATTCTTGGCGTTTTTATATTTATGGGTGTCGGTTTTTTCGTCAAACATAAATACGCACATGCGTCATGA
- a CDS encoding inositol monophosphatase family protein, giving the protein MVNEAWHDIYKQAKAWIYEAGEILKTSLAEQLDVQFKSSHDDLVTNMDKRIEQFFIERIHKHYPEHKIVSEEGFGDEVDKEHGTLWLIDPIDGTMNFVHQKRHFAVSIGIYEHGKGRIGLIYDVMADDLYHCLAGEGAYLNDTLLPSLEAVPLNESVICINTTWVNENRRIDPDIMRPIAAKCRGTRSYGSAAIELAYVATGILDAYFTMRLAPWDYGAGLILLNEVDGIATRADGSPIDLLKQNSILAGRPSVYHDLSKHIESEVAGGKHIDKS; this is encoded by the coding sequence ATGGTGAATGAGGCGTGGCACGACATCTACAAACAAGCTAAAGCTTGGATATATGAGGCTGGTGAGATATTAAAGACATCTCTCGCTGAGCAATTGGACGTACAGTTCAAATCATCTCATGATGACTTAGTGACGAATATGGACAAGCGGATAGAACAATTTTTTATTGAGCGTATACATAAGCACTATCCAGAACACAAAATTGTTTCGGAAGAAGGATTCGGCGATGAGGTGGATAAGGAGCATGGGACGTTGTGGCTGATTGATCCTATTGATGGAACGATGAATTTTGTTCACCAAAAACGTCACTTTGCAGTTTCGATTGGCATTTATGAACATGGAAAAGGACGTATCGGTCTGATTTATGACGTCATGGCGGATGATTTATATCACTGTCTCGCTGGTGAGGGAGCTTATCTTAACGATACCTTGCTGCCGTCATTAGAAGCGGTTCCACTTAATGAATCAGTGATTTGCATCAACACGACATGGGTTAATGAGAACCGACGGATTGATCCTGATATTATGCGACCTATTGCAGCCAAATGCAGGGGAACACGGTCTTATGGTTCGGCCGCCATTGAACTTGCATACGTTGCGACTGGAATCTTGGACGCTTACTTTACGATGCGGCTCGCACCATGGGATTATGGGGCAGGGTTGATTCTGTTGAATGAGGTGGATGGCATTGCCACACGCGCTGATGGCTCACCTATAGACTTGCTTAAGCAGAATTCAATCCTAGCTGGTAGACCAAGTGTTTACCATGACCTTTCTAAGCATATTGAGAGTGAAGTTGCTGGAGGTAAACATATCGATAAGTCATAA
- a CDS encoding YktB family protein produces the protein MVFSGFSTKDFDVFTIDGLDERMEALRERIQPKFQTIGEVLADDIAVMAGDEMFLHIAKHARRSKNPPKDTWLAICDDKRGYKKHPHFQVGLFDDHVFIWLAYINELADKPAIGQTLLNHIDTFQSIPDDYVISLDHTKKDAFQLGDTEEATLKQSLERFRDVKKGEFLIGRHIKADDPLLKDGNAFLQFAKETFETLMPIYHLSAK, from the coding sequence GTGGTTTTTTCAGGATTTTCAACCAAAGATTTTGATGTGTTCACTATTGATGGTCTCGATGAACGAATGGAGGCATTACGTGAGCGAATTCAACCAAAGTTTCAAACAATCGGTGAGGTATTAGCCGATGATATTGCCGTCATGGCAGGAGATGAAATGTTTTTACATATTGCAAAGCACGCGCGCCGTTCTAAAAATCCGCCCAAAGATACGTGGCTAGCCATTTGTGATGACAAACGCGGATACAAGAAGCACCCGCATTTCCAAGTCGGTCTTTTTGATGATCACGTGTTTATATGGCTTGCCTATATCAACGAATTAGCAGATAAACCAGCAATTGGACAAACACTTCTCAACCATATTGATACATTTCAGTCCATCCCCGATGATTATGTTATTTCCCTTGATCATACGAAAAAAGACGCCTTTCAGCTTGGGGACACTGAAGAAGCAACATTGAAGCAATCTCTTGAAAGATTCCGTGATGTGAAAAAAGGTGAATTCTTAATCGGACGGCATATCAAAGCCGATGATCCACTTCTAAAGGACGGCAACGCATTTTTACAGTTTGCTAAGGAAACCTTTGAAACATTAATGCCGATTTATCATTTATCTGCTAAATAA
- a CDS encoding NAD(P)H-dependent flavin oxidoreductase — translation MECKTRLTERLGIQYPIIQGGLAYLAYSDLAAAVSEAGGLGQLTAMTCESTAALQNEIDLTRKQTHRPFGVNFAIGNQGRPYEDLLQTAIDAEVPVISITGGNPQPLLQRIQGTGIKTLVLVASKRQAVKAESLGADAVMVVGQEGGGHLGRHDIGTMVMVPSVVEAVDIPVAASGGIGDGHGLMAALALGADGVEMGTRFIATQECLAHEAYKQHILGANADETVIIKKSLGAPARALANEWTDRILSIEQNSGTYEDLKDLISGYANKRYIHDGYGEEGFGWAGQIAGRIHDIPTVQSLINRVITEAEDIRQRWV, via the coding sequence ATGGAATGTAAAACACGTTTAACTGAACGACTTGGGATTCAGTATCCCATTATTCAAGGTGGGCTGGCATATCTGGCTTACAGTGATTTGGCAGCAGCTGTATCGGAGGCAGGGGGTCTCGGACAGCTGACGGCCATGACATGTGAGTCAACAGCAGCCCTTCAGAATGAAATTGATCTGACGCGCAAACAAACCCATCGGCCCTTCGGTGTCAACTTTGCAATTGGAAATCAAGGACGTCCGTATGAAGATTTACTGCAGACAGCGATTGATGCTGAAGTTCCTGTGATTTCTATTACGGGAGGGAACCCCCAACCGTTGCTTCAGAGAATTCAAGGAACAGGTATTAAAACGTTGGTTCTTGTCGCCTCCAAACGTCAGGCCGTTAAAGCTGAATCCCTGGGTGCCGATGCCGTGATGGTCGTTGGTCAGGAAGGTGGTGGACATCTCGGACGACATGATATCGGCACTATGGTCATGGTTCCCTCAGTTGTTGAAGCGGTTGATATCCCTGTAGCAGCATCCGGCGGGATTGGTGATGGTCATGGTTTAATGGCGGCCTTGGCTTTAGGTGCTGATGGTGTTGAAATGGGAACACGATTTATTGCAACACAGGAATGCTTGGCCCATGAGGCGTACAAACAGCATATTCTTGGGGCTAATGCTGATGAGACAGTGATAATTAAAAAAAGTCTAGGTGCGCCGGCACGGGCGTTAGCGAATGAATGGACGGATCGAATTCTAAGTATTGAACAAAATAGCGGCACTTATGAGGATCTTAAGGATTTGATCAGCGGTTATGCCAATAAGCGTTATATTCATGATGGCTACGGCGAGGAAGGTTTCGGTTGGGCAGGGCAAATTGCCGGCCGCATTCATGATATTCCAACTGTGCAATCATTAATCAATCGTGTCATTACTGAAGCCGAAGACATTCGTCAGCGCTGGGTATGA
- a CDS encoding GapA-binding peptide SR1P encodes MGIIVCQTCQRTIDHVEDRKVRTLYAQCPHCRKNTKK; translated from the coding sequence ATGGGAATCATTGTTTGTCAAACTTGTCAACGAACAATTGATCATGTGGAAGATCGGAAAGTTAGAACGCTGTATGCTCAATGTCCTCATTGCCGAAAAAACACCAAAAAATAG
- the lpdA gene encoding dihydrolipoyl dehydrogenase encodes MVVGEFTTEVDTVVLGAGPGGYVAAIRAAQKGQNVTIIEKGDLGGVCLNVGCIPSKAMINASHRYEDAQGSDDMGISVEKVGLDFTKVQEWKGSVVNKLTSGVQSLLKANKVEIVKGEGLFVAENEVRVNAGYESNRYKFKNCIIATGSSPIELPNFKFSDRVISSTGALALQEVPKKMIVIGGGYIGVELGNAYAGFGTEVTILEGTKSILPGFEKKMSQLVKKRLKSKGVNIETEAMAQGVEETEDGVKVKAEIKGEEQTFEADYVLVTVGRKPNTEELGLDMAGIEATDKGMIKVDNQGKTNVDGIYAIGDIVDGPALAHKASYEGKVAAEAIAGEAAQVDYQCIPAVVFSDPELAIVGLSEDEAKEEGYDVKASQFPFAANGRALSLNDTEGFMKLITRKEDGLILGAQIAGAGASDMIAEVGLAIEAGMTAEDVSLTIHAHPTLGEIPMEAAEVALGQPIHTAK; translated from the coding sequence ATGGTAGTAGGCGAATTTACCACTGAAGTCGATACAGTTGTTTTGGGTGCGGGTCCTGGCGGTTATGTTGCCGCCATCCGCGCAGCTCAAAAAGGTCAAAATGTAACCATTATTGAAAAAGGTGATCTTGGCGGTGTTTGTTTGAACGTTGGCTGTATTCCTTCGAAAGCGATGATTAATGCCAGCCATCGTTATGAAGACGCTCAAGGCTCTGATGATATGGGGATTTCCGTTGAAAAGGTTGGACTGGACTTTACTAAAGTTCAAGAATGGAAAGGTTCCGTTGTTAATAAGCTAACGAGCGGTGTCCAAAGTTTGCTTAAAGCTAACAAAGTTGAGATTGTCAAAGGTGAAGGACTTTTTGTTGCTGAAAATGAGGTTCGGGTTAATGCCGGTTATGAGTCCAATCGGTACAAGTTTAAGAATTGTATTATTGCAACTGGCTCGAGCCCGATTGAATTGCCTAACTTCAAATTCAGCGATCGCGTGATTTCTTCAACAGGCGCATTAGCCCTTCAAGAAGTGCCGAAGAAAATGATTGTTATCGGCGGCGGTTATATTGGTGTTGAACTAGGTAACGCTTATGCTGGCTTCGGTACTGAGGTCACTATTCTTGAAGGCACCAAGTCGATTTTGCCTGGCTTTGAGAAGAAAATGAGCCAATTGGTGAAAAAACGCCTGAAAAGTAAAGGCGTCAATATTGAAACAGAAGCTATGGCTCAGGGTGTTGAAGAAACGGAAGATGGTGTTAAGGTTAAAGCTGAAATAAAAGGCGAAGAGCAAACGTTTGAAGCTGATTATGTCCTTGTCACCGTTGGACGTAAACCAAACACTGAGGAACTAGGTCTTGACATGGCTGGTATCGAGGCCACTGACAAAGGCATGATCAAAGTGGATAATCAAGGTAAAACCAACGTTGATGGCATCTATGCCATTGGTGATATCGTTGATGGTCCTGCATTGGCGCATAAGGCTTCTTATGAAGGCAAAGTTGCTGCAGAAGCTATTGCTGGTGAAGCAGCTCAAGTGGATTATCAATGTATTCCAGCTGTTGTCTTCTCCGATCCTGAATTAGCAATTGTTGGACTAAGTGAAGATGAAGCCAAAGAAGAAGGTTACGATGTCAAAGCTTCACAATTCCCATTTGCTGCTAATGGCCGGGCATTGTCACTTAATGACACTGAAGGCTTCATGAAACTCATCACTCGTAAAGAAGACGGTCTCATCCTTGGAGCCCAAATTGCAGGGGCTGGTGCTTCTGATATGATTGCGGAAGTGGGATTAGCGATTGAGGCTGGTATGACGGCAGAAGATGTTTCGTTGACCATCCATGCCCACCCAACACTTGGCGAAATTCCTATGGAAGCAGCAGAGGTTGCTCTAGGTCAGCCAATTCACACAGCTAAATAA
- a CDS encoding dihydrolipoamide acetyltransferase family protein gives MAYEFKLPDIGEGIHEGEIVKWFIKAGDEVKEDDVLAEVQNDKAVVEIPCPVDGTVNEVLQPEGETVTVGEVIVTLDAEGYEDQGGDDSGESDKAEEETKGDDSKAEEKETTAANNDKQKAASGADSEADTGERKIAMPSVRKYARENDVNIAKVEGSGKNGRILREDIDRFVSGEETDATTDASSQEQEQPAAEQASQSGTVAQQPETREKIRGVRKAIAKAMVNSKQTAPHVTLMDEIDVSKTVAHRKEFKAEAADRGVKLTYLPYVVKALVSTLREYPVLNATIDDENEEIVYKHYYNIGIATDTDNGLMVPVVKDADRKSMYQLADEVNDYAAKARDGKLQSSDMQGGSCTITNIGSAGGQWFTPVINHPEVAILGIGRIAEKAVVEDGEVVARPVLALSLSFDHRLVDGATAQNAMNKIKRLLNDPQRLIMEA, from the coding sequence ATGGCTTATGAATTTAAATTGCCGGATATCGGTGAAGGCATTCATGAAGGTGAAATCGTCAAGTGGTTTATTAAAGCTGGCGATGAAGTCAAAGAAGACGACGTTCTTGCCGAAGTTCAAAATGACAAAGCCGTCGTCGAAATCCCTTGCCCCGTTGACGGCACTGTAAATGAAGTGCTGCAGCCGGAAGGAGAAACCGTTACGGTTGGCGAAGTTATCGTAACGTTAGACGCTGAAGGCTATGAGGATCAAGGCGGCGATGATTCAGGTGAATCTGACAAGGCCGAGGAAGAAACTAAAGGCGACGACAGTAAAGCTGAAGAAAAGGAAACAACAGCTGCTAACAATGATAAACAGAAAGCAGCGAGTGGGGCTGATTCGGAAGCTGATACAGGTGAACGTAAGATTGCGATGCCTTCTGTCCGTAAGTATGCCCGTGAAAATGACGTCAATATTGCCAAAGTTGAGGGCAGCGGCAAAAACGGTCGCATCCTTCGTGAAGATATTGACCGCTTCGTATCCGGTGAAGAAACGGATGCCACAACTGATGCATCATCACAAGAGCAAGAACAACCAGCTGCTGAGCAGGCATCACAAAGCGGAACCGTCGCACAACAACCGGAAACTCGTGAGAAAATCCGTGGTGTACGTAAGGCCATCGCCAAGGCTATGGTTAATTCCAAGCAAACGGCGCCACACGTCACACTTATGGATGAAATTGATGTTTCTAAAACTGTTGCCCATCGTAAGGAATTCAAAGCGGAAGCAGCCGATCGCGGTGTGAAATTAACTTACCTTCCATACGTTGTTAAAGCGTTGGTTTCGACATTACGTGAATACCCTGTGCTTAACGCAACCATTGATGACGAGAACGAAGAAATTGTTTATAAGCACTATTATAATATCGGTATTGCAACAGATACAGATAACGGTCTTATGGTTCCGGTTGTAAAGGATGCTGATCGCAAGTCCATGTATCAACTTGCTGATGAAGTCAATGACTATGCGGCTAAAGCTCGCGATGGTAAACTTCAGTCCAGTGACATGCAAGGCGGCTCTTGCACGATAACCAATATTGGTTCTGCCGGTGGTCAATGGTTTACTCCAGTTATCAATCATCCGGAAGTGGCGATCTTAGGTATTGGACGCATTGCTGAAAAAGCTGTTGTCGAAGACGGTGAAGTGGTTGCCCGTCCTGTTCTTGCCTTGTCGTTAAGCTTTGACCATCGTCTTGTTGATGGGGCAACAGCCCAAAATGCCATGAACAAAATCAAGCGTCTATTGAACGATCCACAACGCTTAATAATGGAGGCGTAA